The Vicia villosa cultivar HV-30 ecotype Madison, WI linkage group LG1, Vvil1.0, whole genome shotgun sequence genome includes a region encoding these proteins:
- the LOC131599229 gene encoding protein NRT1/ PTR FAMILY 4.4-like: MDNNNNNNISFSKDAENSTTVDWRGRPSNPKYHGGSRAAAFVLGLQTFEIMAIAAVGNNLITYLMNEMHFSLPDSANIVTNFVGTMFLITLLGGFLSDSFLGTFSTIVIFALIEISGFMLLSVQAHFPQLKPLPCNKELICIPAKGFEAFIFYIALFMVALGSGCVKPNMISHGAHQYNPQSKKLSTYFNATYFVFSLGALIGLTIIVWVQTHFGMDVGFAVSAVAMVMGFISFITGTLYYNNKPPQPTIFVPIVQVYVAAILKRNKNFPSTNNNKLRFLEKACIQQEGNNTEESSWRLCSIQQVEQAKILLSVIPIFASTIISNTVLAQLQTFSVQQGSVMDTHITKSFRIPSASLQAIPFVLLILIVPLYDTLFVPFARKITGRKSGISPLQRIGVGLFLVTFSMVSAAIMEKKRRDAALNMNQTLSIFWIAPQFIIFGMSEMFTAVGLFEFLYTQSLKGMQTFLTSITYCSFSFGFYTSSLLVSLVNKITSSKGGDGVGGWLHDNNINKDKLDLFYWLLAALSFLNFLNYLFWSKWYSNNNTSLSTISQEVHPQSTKSVDDNIP; encoded by the exons atggataataataataataataatatttcattTTCTAAAGATGCTGAGAATTCTACCACGGTTGATTGGAGAGGCAGACCCTCCAATCCTAAATATCACGGTGGTTCTAGAGCTGCTGCTTTTGTTCTTG GACTTCAAACATTTGAAATAATGGCCATAGCTGCGGTTGGAAACAACCTCATAACTTATCTCATGAACGAGATGCACTTTTCTTTACCTGATTCAGCAAACATTGTCACTAACTTTGTTGGTACCATGTTTCTCATCACACTCCTCGGTGGTTTTCTATCCGACTCTTTTCTTGGCACCTTTTCCACCATCGTTATCTTCGCCCTTATAGAAATTTct GGTTTCATGTTGCTCTCAGTACAAGCTCATTTTCCTCAATTGAAGCCACTACCATGTAATAAAGAATTAATATGCATCCCAGCAAAGGGGTTTGAGGCTTTCATATTCTACATAGCATTATTCATGGTGGCATTAGGAAGTGGTTGTGTTAAACCTAACATGATTTCTCACGGAGCACACCAATATAATCCTCAATCCAAGAAGCTCTCAACTTACTTCAATGCAACCTATTTTGTATTCTCATTAGGTGCCCTTATTGGTCTAACAATTATTGTTTGGGTTCAAACTCATTTCGGCATGGATGTCGGCTTTGCTGTATCAGCAGTCGCCATGGTAATGGGTTTCATATCATTCATAACCGGAACTCTATATTATAACAACAAGCCTCCACAACCAACCATCTTCGTCCCGATTGTTCAA GTTTATGTGGCTGCAATTCTGAAAAGAAACAAGAATTTTCCATCTACCAATAACAATAAGTTGAGGTTTTTGGAGAAGGCTTGTATACAACAAGAGGGGAACAACACGGAGGAAAGCTCTTGGAGATTGTGCAGTATTCAACAAGTTGAACAAGCAAAAATATTACTATCTGTTATTCCCATTTTTGCAAGCACTATCATTTCCAACACTGTCTTGGCACAACTTCAAACATTCTCAGTCCAGCAAGGAAGTGTCATGGATACACATATCACAAAATCGTTTCGTATCCCTTCAGCATCACTTCAGGCCATTCCATTTGTTTTGCTCATTCTTATAGTCCCTCTCTATGATACTTTATTTGTCCCCTTTGCAAGAAAAATAACAGGTCGTAAGTCAGGAATCTCACCTTTGCAGAGAATAGGAGTTGGCTTGTTTCTGGTTACATTTTCTATGGTATCGGCAGCTATTATGGAGAAAAAGAGAAGGGATGCAGCTTTGAATATGAACCAAACTTTGTCGATATTTTGGATTGCGCCACAATTCATTATATTTGGTATGTCGGAGATGTTTACTGCAGTTGGACTATTTGAGTTCCTCTACACGCAATCGTTGAAAGGGATGCAGACATTCCTTACCTCAATTACATATTGCTCCTTCTCATTTGGATTTTATACAAGCTCACTATTGGTTTCATTGGTGAATAAAATCACTTCAAGTAAAGGTGGTGATGGTGTTGGTGGTTGGCTTCATGACAACAATATCAACAAAGACAAACTTGACCTTTTCTATTGGTTACTGGCTgcactcagtttcctcaactttctGAACTATCTCTTTTGGTCAAAATGGTATTCTAATAATAATACATCCCTTTCAACTATATCCCAGGAGGTTCACCCTCAATCCACAAAATCGGTAGATGATAATATTCCATAA